The Hydrogenimonas thermophila genome has a window encoding:
- a CDS encoding tetratricopeptide repeat protein: MPLLLLIGINLEAGLLELYKLQQGYIAYQNRDYKEAKEKFLAINPPLLESRYALANSYYRLGAYKLAGRLYLKCKSKNPVIKQRIFYNLGNCAFKLGRYKSAKAYYIKALQIGFDEDAITNLQKVLFLEEQKKKRIEAKANKKVKAQSQSGSSDQKLESKSKKALSKNQSKMGEGSGTSKATKLTQINKNRSTHESVKRHPLSSKVYEMINKGYINEEKPW; encoded by the coding sequence ATGCCTTTACTTCTCTTAATAGGCATCAATCTTGAAGCAGGTCTATTAGAACTTTACAAGCTTCAGCAAGGTTACATTGCTTACCAAAACAGAGATTATAAAGAGGCTAAAGAGAAATTTTTAGCTATAAATCCGCCTCTTTTAGAGAGTAGGTATGCATTGGCAAACAGTTACTATCGTCTTGGAGCATATAAATTAGCTGGGCGACTCTACTTAAAATGCAAATCTAAAAACCCTGTTATTAAACAGAGAATCTTTTACAATCTTGGAAACTGTGCTTTTAAACTAGGTCGTTATAAAAGTGCTAAAGCATACTACATTAAAGCACTTCAGATAGGTTTTGATGAAGATGCCATAACAAATTTACAAAAAGTTCTTTTTCTTGAAGAGCAAAAGAAAAAGCGTATTGAGGCTAAAGCAAACAAAAAAGTTAAAGCGCAGTCGCAAAGTGGAAGTTCTGATCAAAAGCTTGAAAGTAAAAGTAAAAAGGCACTCTCTAAAAATCAAAGTAAAATGGGTGAAGGCAGTGGTACTTCAAAAGCAACCAAGTTAACCCAAATCAATAAAAATAGAAGCACTCACGAGAGTGTTAAACGACATCCGTTAAGTTCAAAAGTATATGAGATGATAAATAAAGGTTACATAAATGAAGAAAAACCCTGGTAA
- a CDS encoding BatD family protein produces the protein MKKNPGNFAFFQILFLVLPLLLFAKADFKYELHLNKHTAFVNEPIFLTFKVWQTDPKKIMFFEFAPVEDKSTFELKLLRQKSNKSLNGTSVTFEYLIFPKKPGKTLLNLFFLVKRTSEERLATNNTGEPVKAKAIDTTDTREVIKPLKLNIKPLPKKVSLVGDYELKVSIDKNQTEVQSPVYLTLILKGVGAIPKNINLKPVIEDVRVFDDEPKVSINYDKDGVHYEGKFSYALLSEKDFKIPAIEIDGFSYTKNRVYKLKSSPLVISVKPVNLKSLVDEKDNPQSIYESFLKFRELFVYLLIFVSGYISAILVSSIQKFGYKRKEGNSFKKEVKSAKDAKTLLKLLLREDSLRYRVWIEKLEVEVYQGGRSNLKEIKREILKSPA, from the coding sequence ATGAAGAAAAACCCTGGTAATTTTGCATTTTTTCAGATACTCTTTTTGGTCTTGCCGCTATTACTCTTTGCAAAGGCAGATTTTAAGTATGAGCTTCATTTAAACAAGCATACAGCTTTTGTTAATGAGCCTATTTTTCTTACATTTAAAGTTTGGCAGACTGATCCTAAAAAGATTATGTTTTTTGAGTTTGCACCTGTTGAAGATAAATCAACTTTTGAATTGAAACTTCTTAGGCAAAAAAGTAACAAATCTCTTAATGGAACCTCTGTTACATTTGAGTACCTTATTTTCCCTAAAAAGCCTGGTAAAACTCTTTTAAATCTCTTCTTTTTAGTTAAACGTACAAGTGAAGAGAGGCTTGCTACCAACAATACAGGTGAGCCTGTTAAAGCAAAAGCAATCGATACAACAGATACACGTGAAGTGATTAAACCATTAAAACTAAATATTAAACCTTTGCCTAAAAAAGTTTCGCTTGTAGGTGATTATGAACTAAAAGTTTCTATTGACAAGAATCAAACAGAAGTGCAGTCACCTGTCTATCTTACGCTTATTTTAAAAGGAGTTGGTGCAATTCCAAAAAACATAAACCTAAAGCCAGTTATAGAAGATGTAAGAGTGTTTGATGATGAGCCAAAAGTATCTATTAATTATGATAAAGATGGAGTTCATTATGAAGGAAAATTTTCCTATGCGTTGCTTAGTGAAAAAGATTTTAAAATTCCAGCAATTGAAATAGATGGATTTTCTTATACAAAAAACCGAGTTTATAAGCTAAAAAGCTCTCCCTTGGTAATTTCAGTCAAGCCAGTAAATCTGAAGTCACTTGTAGATGAAAAAGATAATCCACAATCAATATATGAAAGTTTCTTAAAATTTAGAGAGTTGTTTGTTTATTTACTAATATTTGTAAGTGGGTACATAAGTGCCATACTAGTTAGCTCAATACAAAAATTTGGGTATAAAAGAAAAGAGGGTAATAGTTTTAAAAAGGAGGTTAAGTCTGCAAAAGATGCTAAAACACTTTTAAAACTGCTACTTAGAGAAGATAGTTTGCGCTATAGAGTTTGGATCGAGAAACTTGAGGTTGAAGTTTACCAAGGAGGAAGGTCAAACTTGAAAGAGATCAAGAGGGAGATTTTAAAGAGCCCTGCTTAA
- a CDS encoding BrnT family toxin, producing the protein MEFEFDENKSKINKIKHGIDFIEAQKLWEQSDFIFFPAKEVNGEERYLLSAFLQDKCWSAIFTIRDGKIRIISVRRCRKNEKERIKL; encoded by the coding sequence ATGGAATTTGAATTTGATGAGAATAAAAGTAAAATCAATAAAATAAAACACGGTATAGATTTTATAGAAGCTCAAAAATTATGGGAACAGAGTGATTTTATATTTTTCCCTGCAAAAGAGGTAAATGGAGAAGAAAGATATCTATTGTCAGCATTTTTACAAGATAAATGCTGGAGCGCAATATTTACTATTAGAGATGGTAAAATAAGAATTATCAGTGTTAGAAGATGTAGAAAAAACGAAAAGGAGAGAATAAAACTATGA